CGCGTGCTGTGGGTGGTAGCCGACGCCGGGGACCGTGGGGTGGTCGACCGGCGGGTGGTGGAAGGCGTGCAAGGCGCCGCCGTAGACCGTGAGGCGCCAGTCGACGCCTGCGGCCTGCATCTCAGCGGTGAACGCGTCCCGTTGCGCGGGCGGCATGATCGGGTCTTCCGATCCGACCCCGGCCCACACCGGGCAGCGAATGCGCGCTGCCTCGCCCGGTCGGCCCGTGGTCAGTGCGTTGACGGTCCCGATCGCGCGCAGGTTGACGCCGTCGCGCCCGAGTTCCAGCCCGACGGCGCCCCCGGTGCCGTAGCCGACGGCGGCGATCCGGTCGGGGTCGGTCCGCGGTTCGGTACGCAACACGTCGAGTGCCGCATGGCCGATGCCCCGCATCCGGTCGGGGTCGGCGAGCAGCGGCAGGCAACGGGCCAGCATCTCGTCGGGGTCGCCCAAATAGCGCCCGCCGTGAAGGTCGAAGGCCAGCGCTACGTATCCCAGCTCGGCGAGAGCATCGGCCCGGCGGCGCTCGACGTCGCTGAGCCCCATGCCCTCTGGTCCGAGCAGCACCGCGGGCCGGCGGCCGACACCGGCCGGGAGCGCGAGGTGCCCGATCATCGTCAAACCGTCCGCCGGGTACTCGACCGTACGCGTCGTAATCGTCGTCATGAGACTGGACCGTAGTGATCGTCGAGCCCTGTTCGGTCGGTGTTCTGCCGCTGGCAGAACAGCGTGCGTGTCCCTCGTGTCCCTCTGAGATACGGGGGCCGAGCGCTCAGGGCTTCAAGATCATCTCGTTGCCCCTTTGGCGCGTACCTCGGAACCGTCGCCAATCGCATCCGATGCGAACTGGACGCATCTTGCGTCGCATTGGCCGGACGGGCGCCTGGAAGCCGCTGATCAGCGGGTAGGGAATTCGTCGCGTGCTTACCGAGACGGTACTGGGCGGGCGGGCCCGTGTCGTTCCGCTTCACTCGATCGGATGGCTGACCTGCCGTTCCTCCCCGGGCTTCGCATCTGATGCGAGATTCTCGCGCCGGATGCGATCTACGGAGCGTGATGAATTGGCGGGCAAGGGCGGGACGGCGCCTGGGGCCGCGCGGCTGCACCTGGCTGATGGGGTGCCGTTGCTGCGGCCGGAGGAGCAGGTCTTCGAGGCGATGCTGGACGGCTGGCGTAACCAGCAGCTGGCCCGGAACCTCGCGCTGTCGACGATCAACGGCCGTGAGCGGAAGGTGCGGGCGTTCGCCTCGCACGCGGATGCTTTCCCATGGGTCTGGTCCTCGTCGCTGGCGGACGAGTGGTTCGGCGACCTGCGAGCGGTCCGTGGCTGTGTCCGCTCGACGCTGCGCGGTTACCAGGAGGCAGTGCGGCTGTTCTGCGGCTACGCCACCGACCCGGCCTACGGCTGGGCCGCCGAGTGCGAGCGGCGTTTTGGTACTCATCCGATCCAGGTGTGTCACGAGTGGAACACCGCCGTGCACATGCAGGAGTGTGAGGCCGAGGCACCGAAGCGCGCCTTCACCCGGGACGAGTTGCAGGCGTTGTTCGACCACGCCGACGACGAGGTGAGCCGGGTCCGCGGACGTGGCCGCAAGGGATGGCTCCCCGCCTTCCGCGACGCGATGCTGTTCAAGACCGCGTACGCCTACGGGCTGCGGCGCAACGAGACGCGGATGCTGGATCTCGCCGACTTCGGCCGCAACCCCGAAGGGACGGAGTTCGGCGAGTACGGCGTCTGCTACGTCCGCCACGGCAAGGCGAAGAAGGGCTCGCCTCCGAAACGCCGCAGCGTGCTGACCGTGTGGGACTGGTCGACCGAGATCCTCGACCAGTGGATCAGCGAGGTGAGGCCCGCCATGCGCCACGCGGACGGGCCTGCCCTATGGCCCTCCGAACGCGGCCGACGCGTCGGCCTGCAACGGCTCGATTCCCGCTTCGCCGCCTACCGGGACGACCTCGGGCTCGATCCGGTCCTGGACTTCCACTCGCTGCGAAGGTCATACGTCACCCACCTGATCGAGGACGGCTGGGACCCGCTGTTCGTCCAGCAGCAGGCCGGCCACGACCACGCATCCACTACCTCCATCTACACCTGCGTTTCCTCCGACTTTCGCACCCGCACCCTGCGGCGGGCCCTGGATGCCACCATCGAGGCCGCGCTCAACCCCACGAAGATGAGGAGGGCCTGATGAAACGCCAGGTCAGCTACCAGTGGCGGCTGCGCGAGAAGATGGCCACCGCCGGGATGTTCACCACCAGCGAGCTCGCCCCGCTCCTTGCCGAACGCGGCATCAATCTCTCACTCTCCCAAGTCCACCGCCTGGTCACTGGCACTCCCGAGCGGCTGTCGCTGCCGGTGCTCGCCGCGCTCTGCGACATCTTCGACTGCACCCCCACCGACTTGATCGCCACCAAGGCGGAGAACGCCGCGGTCCGCAAGGTCGCCACCGGTGACGCTGTGGTCGACCTTGCGGCAGTCCGCCCCAAGCGCGCCCGCATCCGGCCCGAGCAATGAGCCGGACCCGCGTCCGAGCCGAGGACTTGTTCTGCGCACGATGCCACCGGGCCGTCCGCCTCGGCGCCCACCACTGGCCCGAGGGCTACCTCTGCGCACACTGCTACGACCATGCGCTGGAGACCTACGGCACCTGCACCGGCTGCGGCACCGACCGGCTCACCCCGGGCCTCGACGCCCACGGCGGCAAGCTCTGCACCGACTGCGCCGGAGGTCTTGGCGACTTCACCTGCCTGCTCTGCGGCGCCGAAGCCCGCCGCTACCGCCGTGGCGTCTGCGGATGCTGCGTCGTCGCCGAACGCCTCCGCCCTCTGCTGGACGACGGCACGGGCCGCGTGAACCCACAGCTCGTGCCGTTGTTCGTCACCCTTCGCCAGGCCAACCGGCCCAAAAGCATTCTGACTTGGCTCGGCTACTCGCACGTCCGGCGCAACCTGCAGACCCTGGCTCGCGGCGAAGCCCCGCTGACCCACGAGGGGCTGAGCCGGCTCACCCCGTGGCGCTCGGTCGCCTACCTGCGCGATCTACTCGTCCAGGCCGACGTCCTGCCCCCGGCCGACCGGCAGCTGCTGTTCTTCCAGCGCACACTCGCGGAGAAGCTCCCTGCCGTCAGCAACCCCGGGCACCGCCGGCTGTTGGAACTCTTCACCACCTGGCATCTCCAGCACCGACTGAACATCCTGGCCAGCCGCGGCGCGCTCACCGGGAAACAGGTCCAGCAGGCCCGCGGCGAACTCCGCCTCGCGACCGCCTTCCTCGACCACCTCACCCAGCGCGGACGCACCCTCGCCGAGTGCACCCAAACCGATGTCGACGCCTGGTACGCGGGCAACTACATCGCCCGGCGCCTCACCCACACCTTCCTACGCTGGGCCATGCGCTCCAAGCACATGCCGAAGGCCACCGTCCCGCACCGTTCCACGAGCAACCCCGCCCCACTCGCCCAACACCAGCGGCTCGCGCTGCTTCGGCAGCTCGCGAATCGCGACGACGTCCCACTCCACGACCGCGTCGCCGCCCTGCTCGTCCTCCTCTACGCGCAGCCACTCACCCGAATCGTCCAGCTCAGCACCGACGACGTCGAGCACAAAGACGGCGAAACCTACGTCCGGCTCGGCGACCCGCCGTCCCCCGTCCCCGCCCCCTTTGCCGGGATGCTGCTGAACTACCTCGGCCAGCGGCCGAACACCATGACCGCCACCAACCTCAATGCCCGGTGGCTCTTCCCCGGCCGCCGGGCCGGACAGCCCATGACCCCGGAAACTCTGGAACTCCGGCTTCGACAACTGGGTTTCCCGACCCAGCGGGGACGCACAGCGGCGATCCGTCACCTCGTTCTCCAGGCCCCGGCTCCGGTCATCGCCCGCATGCTCGGCTACCACGACGACACCACTGCCCAACTTGCCGCCGAGGCCGGAGGGACCTGGCAGCGCTATGCCCCCGGTGACCACGAGCCCTCACCACGATAGGAATACGCGACTCTCGATTACGCGAGGTCGCCAGATTCATGCCCCGTCAGACGCTGCTTGACCTTGCCGCTGGCGGCAGGGTTGCACGATGACCGGCATGAACAGCACCGCATCGCAGAGCAGCAGGATCATCGCCGTCACCGGAGCCGGCACCGGGATCGGCCGGGCCACCGCCCGCGCCTTTGCCGCTGAGGGCGCCCACGTGGTCGCGATCGGGCGGCGGGCCGAGCCCCTCAAGGAGACCGGGGCCGAGCCCCTCAAGGAGACCGGGGCCGGGCACGACCGGATCACGCCGCTGGCCGCCGACATCACCACCGAGGGCGAGCCGGATCGGATCATCCGGGCCGTGCTGGAGAAACACGGCCGGCTGGACGTACTGGTCAACAACGCAGGCATCGTGCGCAGCGGCGCCCTCGGCACACTGACGCCGGAGATGATCGCAGCTCAGCTTGCCACCAACCTCGTTGCCCCCATCCTGCTGGCCCAGGCCGCGCTGCCACTCCTGGAGAAGTCGGGCGGGGTGATCGTCAATGTCACTACGTCGGTGGGGCAGCGTGCCTGGCCCGGCAGCTCGGTCTATGCGGCTACCAAGACCGCTCTGGAGCTGCTGACCCGCAGCTGGGCAGTCGAGCTGGCACCCCGCGGGATCCGGGTGGTGGCGGTCGCCCCCGGCGCGATCGCCACCCCCATCGGCGAGCACCAGGGCCTGACGCCGGAGCGAATGGCAGCGGTGCGGGAGTGGCAGCTGGCGCACACCCCACTGGCCCGGATCGGCCGCCCCGAGGAGGTGGCCTGGGCAGTCACCCAGCTTGCCGCACCGGCCGCGTCGTTCGTCACCGGAGTGGTACTCCCGGTCGACGGCGGAGCGGTCGTGGCGTGATAAAGGTGGCCCGGGAGGTGGGATGGGTGCGGATCGGTGAGCTGGCCAGGGCGACCGGGACAACTGCCCGTGCGCTGCGGCACTACGAGCAGGTCGGACTGATCTCCTCGCAGCGGGCCCCCAACGGCTACCGCATCTACGACGAGCGGGCGGTGGTGAGGGTCCGTAATATCCGCTACCTGCTGGCCGCCGGGCTCACCCTGGACGACGTGCGGGTGTTCCTGCCGTGCCTGGACGGCGATGTGGCCGCCGCACCGCCCTCGGAGAAGGGCCTGCGGGTCGCGTTGGAACGGCTGGCGGTCCTCAACGAACGGATCGCTGCCCAGACCGAGGCCCGCGACCGGCTGGAAGCCGCGTTCCGACAGGCAACCGGTGACCGGATCCGCCCAGTGGCCTGAACGCCCGCCTCGTCGCAGAAGCCGGAGGAACCTGCAGTCGCTACGCTCCTCACGGCCACTCACGGTGACCACGAGCCCTCACTGGCCAGGGAATACGCGACTCTCGATTACGCGAGGTCGCCAGATTCACACCCCGTCCAGGCACTCGCTGGTGCCCTGCGCGATGAGTTCGCGGATGAACTCCGCGGGGGCGGCGAAAACGTGGAAGACCAGGCGCCCGCCGGGCGTGGCGACCCTTGGGGATCGCCGGCGCGATGAGTAGCGGTTGCGTGTTCAGTTTTCTGAACACCTAGTGGGGTGGTCAGCGTTTGATGCGTCCGCGTACGGCGAGGGCGGCCAGGGCGAGGAGGGCGGGTTCGAGGAGGCGGGACGCCATGTCGATGTAGGTGCCGGTGGTGGTTTGGGAATGGGCGGGCGGGCCCTGCCATTGGTACCGCGCAGGTGACGGGGCTGGACAGACAATGTGCGGGTCCCGCGCGGTCGAGTGCCGCTCGGGGCCGGACAGGTCGCAACACTGTTCGCCCAACGGTGCACCGCGTGTCGTACCGGTCGCGCGTGATGGAGACAGCCGTACGCCGGTGTGGTGGCGGCGGTCATCTCGGCGCGCGGCGTTCACCCGATGTCTGCGAACCAGAAGTACCAGGCCAGCGGCACGACGGCGGCCACGATGACCACCGTACCGAGCGAGACCCCCATACGGGCCCGGACCGGGCTTGATGTGCCGCGGCTCCGCGTGCGCCACACGGTGGGAAGCCCCCAGACGAGCGCGCAGATGCCGAGAGGGAGAACGAAGTAGCAGGGCACGAAGCGGATCCAGGTCGGGAGACGCTCCGGTAGGAACGGACACCCGATGGCACCGAGCGCGGCGATGCCCAGGAGCAGCGATCCGGTGCCTGTGTCCTGAGGGTCTGCCGGGTGTTCCGATCCGATGGCCTGCCGCGTGGAACTCATGGAGAGGAGCCTATGAGGAGGGCTATCGGCCCCGCGTGGGGGCGGCTACTCAGACGGCGTGAGTATCCGGTCCCAGGTCTCACCTGGCGGGAGAGCGGGAGGAGAGGGAACGCTTCGCCGCACGGGGCCCCGCCACCTCCGGCTATGGACCGGCCGTCCGGCCGGTCCATAGCCCCGGGCCCGGGCCGCAGGGCATAACGCCCAGCCCGTTCTGAGGTTGACATCCGAGTGCGGGCATCTGGTGGCGGACGAGCTGGGCGTGGAGGTGGCGGGGGTGCGCTATGCCGCGAGAAGTGGTCGGATTCGGCCTGGCCGGCCTCGACTCAGGTGGTGCGCCGCCGCTTGCCGGTTCCGGCGACCAGGGCGGCGCCCATGGCGAGGGTCACGCCGGCTCCGCCGAGGGCCCAGCCCGTGGCCGGGTCGGAGCCGGTGACCGCGAGTTGGCCACCGCTGATGCCACCCTCGCTGATGACCGGCGTGAGGGCGTCATCGGGCTTGGGCTGGTTTCCGGGAGTACCTGTGCCGTTGTGGCCGCCGTCGCCCGGGGTGGCCCGGGTCGTGATGGAGGTATAGGCGAAGGCCTTGTCTGATTTGGTCTGCGCGTAGTCGTCCGCGTCGACGATGATGAACGCCTTGCCGATGGGAGCGCTTGGCGCGATCTTGGCGCGGAGTTGGATGTCGAACTTCGCGTTCTTTCCGACCGCGTGGTCGAAGATCACTGCGGCGAGGTCGCGGCCCTTCTCGGCGGCGGTCCAGCGGTTGCCGTCCCAGACCTCGAGGTCGAGATGCCCGGCCTTCAGGGTGCGTTCGTTGTTCTGGATGGAGAAGGCGAAGCCGTACCGTTCGAGTGCTTCCCTGCCGGAGTTGTCGATGCTCAGGGAGAGCGGCTGCCAGTCGCCGCCTGCTGTGAAGCCGTTTTCCGGCAGCCCCTTCAGCTTGACCTTGGGGCCCGTGTTGGCGGCAGGCAGGTTAGTCACCTGGGATAAGTAGCGGACGCGGTCCGCGGTGCCGCCCTCGGCGGTCGTGGACAGTGTGAAGCGGCTGGGGGCGGCGCCCTTGGCGAACTTCATGCGGAGCTTGAGGTCGAAGATCTCGTTCTGCTTTATGTCGACGTCGGCGATGCTGAGGCTGTAGACCTCTTCGGAGCCGTCGGGTTCGATCTTGTGCCAGCCCCAGGTGCCGGAGGTGTCAGGGGCGTAGACCTCCGCCTGGATGTCGCTGCTCTTCCAGGACAGTGTGTCCTGGGCCCACAGGACCAGCTCGAGCGAGTAGTCGTCAGCGGCCGGGCGGCCCGAGTTGTCGACGTGGAGGGAGAATCCCTGCCAGTCGCTGCCCACCTTGAACTCGTCGGGCAGTCCGGCGAGTGTCATCTTCGGACCCTGCGCTGCAGCCTGTTCCGGCGTCGCGGGTTTCGCCTGTGGTGTGTCGGCATGCTGACCGGCCCGGGACTCCGGGGTCGGCGGGTGCCCACTGTCCGCCTTCGGAGTCTCACCCGGTGCGACCTGGGCCTTCCCTGGGTCCTGCAGTTCTCCGGCAGCCGCGGCGTCGCCCTTCGGCTCCGCGTCCGGTACGGAGAGCGCCGGGCTTTGTGCCTCGTCGGCCATCGCAGGCGTTGCCATGAGCACTGTCGGTCCGGCTATCGCGGCGGCAGCCACGACGGCCAAGCGCTGTAACTTGAGTTTCACGTCTGTTCGTCCCCTCCGTGGAGCCCAGGTGCGCAGCGCGGAGCGCGCATCCCCCCAGGGCTAACCCCAATATCATTTTGAACATGCTCAGGCTAACGGTGCGGTTGGGGCTCCGTGTGGAAACGGCCGCGCCAATTTCATGGAGGCGCTCTGGCTGGATTCATCGATGTGCGGCACTTCTGACCGAGCCAGAGCCCCTTCATCGCAGACAGCTGAATTACTTGTAACAGACTCGGCCACCACCCACTCACCTCAGTGGCCCGGCCCGGCCCGGCCCGCCCCGCGCCGTACCTGTGAGTTCCGGACCTCGGTACACCGCGGGCAGGGAGTGGTGGTCCTCTGGTCTGTTACCAGTAATTGAGAGTGTGGCTGCGCATGGGGGCCGATACCCACCGGTGCACGGCGGAGGAAGGCTGAGACGGACCCTCTGAAGGCACCACGTACCTGAGCCTGAGCCTCCGGGTGGGAGCGCTGCCTCGGCCCTCGTGCTGGACCTAACGTCAGATCAGTTCACGGAGTCACAGCCCAGCAGGCCCCGTACAGCGCCGCAGACGCCGGCATCGCGAAGCTCGGCGCACCGGGAGGTGAGATGCGCGGGCAGGGAGGCTGGGCTTCACTGGAAGGAGGAGAAGGAGCCGGAACGCAGCCGCTCGAGGAGGGTCGGCCATGGGCTCGGATAGCACCTTCGACGGCCCCTGGACGCGCAAGCACGACGATCCGCAGGCCCCGCACATCGCCCAGGCATACGAGACCGTCTACCCGACGTCGCTCCAGGATCTCATCGCCCTGTGCCGGGACCGTCCGCCGGA
This is a stretch of genomic DNA from Streptomyces sp. NBC_00536. It encodes these proteins:
- a CDS encoding dienelactone hydrolase family protein, producing the protein MTTITTRTVEYPADGLTMIGHLALPAGVGRRPAVLLGPEGMGLSDVERRRADALAELGYVALAFDLHGGRYLGDPDEMLARCLPLLADPDRMRGIGHAALDVLRTEPRTDPDRIAAVGYGTGGAVGLELGRDGVNLRAIGTVNALTTGRPGEAARIRCPVWAGVGSEDPIMPPAQRDAFTAEMQAAGVDWRLTVYGGALHAFHHPPVDHPTVPGVGYHPQHAQRAWRDIVDLLAECLGVETGRRAC
- a CDS encoding tyrosine-type recombinase/integrase; the encoded protein is MRSTERDELAGKGGTAPGAARLHLADGVPLLRPEEQVFEAMLDGWRNQQLARNLALSTINGRERKVRAFASHADAFPWVWSSSLADEWFGDLRAVRGCVRSTLRGYQEAVRLFCGYATDPAYGWAAECERRFGTHPIQVCHEWNTAVHMQECEAEAPKRAFTRDELQALFDHADDEVSRVRGRGRKGWLPAFRDAMLFKTAYAYGLRRNETRMLDLADFGRNPEGTEFGEYGVCYVRHGKAKKGSPPKRRSVLTVWDWSTEILDQWISEVRPAMRHADGPALWPSERGRRVGLQRLDSRFAAYRDDLGLDPVLDFHSLRRSYVTHLIEDGWDPLFVQQQAGHDHASTTSIYTCVSSDFRTRTLRRALDATIEAALNPTKMRRA
- a CDS encoding helix-turn-helix domain-containing protein codes for the protein MKRQVSYQWRLREKMATAGMFTTSELAPLLAERGINLSLSQVHRLVTGTPERLSLPVLAALCDIFDCTPTDLIATKAENAAVRKVATGDAVVDLAAVRPKRARIRPEQ
- a CDS encoding SDR family NAD(P)-dependent oxidoreductase; the protein is MTGMNSTASQSSRIIAVTGAGTGIGRATARAFAAEGAHVVAIGRRAEPLKETGAEPLKETGAGHDRITPLAADITTEGEPDRIIRAVLEKHGRLDVLVNNAGIVRSGALGTLTPEMIAAQLATNLVAPILLAQAALPLLEKSGGVIVNVTTSVGQRAWPGSSVYAATKTALELLTRSWAVELAPRGIRVVAVAPGAIATPIGEHQGLTPERMAAVREWQLAHTPLARIGRPEEVAWAVTQLAAPAASFVTGVVLPVDGGAVVA
- a CDS encoding MerR family transcriptional regulator, whose product is MRIGELARATGTTARALRHYEQVGLISSQRAPNGYRIYDERAVVRVRNIRYLLAAGLTLDDVRVFLPCLDGDVAAAPPSEKGLRVALERLAVLNERIAAQTEARDRLEAAFRQATGDRIRPVA